A window from Candidatus Amarolinea dominans encodes these proteins:
- a CDS encoding AAA family ATPase: protein MMLKLLPIGIQSFRKLIEGGYLYVDKARWITS from the coding sequence ATGATGCTCAAACTGTTGCCCATCGGCATCCAGAGCTTTCGCAAGCTGATCGAAGGCGGCTATCTGTATGTGGACAAGGCGCGCTGGATCACGAGCTGA